The Sus scrofa isolate TJ Tabasco breed Duroc chromosome 6, Sscrofa11.1, whole genome shotgun sequence region ccctggtcttgctcactgggttgaggatccagtgttgccatgagctgtggtgtaggtcgcagatgcggctcggatcccacattgctgtggttgaggcgtaggccggcagctgcagctccgattagacgcctagcctgggaacctccataggccgcaggcgcagccctaaaaaagcaaaaaaaaaaaaaaaaagaaagaaaggaaagaaggaagaaaaaaagaaagaaggaaagaaagaagatagatGAGTCCCTGGGTCCCTCTGGACCCACTGCCTCAGAAAACTCTGGCATGGGCTCTAGCAACCTGGGTTTTAACAAGCCCACCAGTGATTCGGACTCAGCTGACGTGTGAGAACCACAGGTATAAAAGCTGAGGACAGTTATGAAGACTAAGGGTCAGCATGGGTGGAAGGGGCCAGGAGGTCTTCCTAAAGTTTCTCAGCAGTAAAAACGCATGGGATctggagggaggggggcagtgagCCCACCCTGGAGGTGAAATATCCCCACCAAAGCTGGGGGGTAGGGCTTGGCCTCGCTGGAGGACCAGGCTCCCTGTgattcttcttccctcctccccagcaaTGACATTGCCCTCGTCAAGCTCTCGCGCAGCGCCCAGCTGGGAGACAATGTCCAGCTGGCCTGTCTCCCTCCCGCCGGTGACATCCTGCCCAATGATACCCCCTGCTACATCAGCGGCTGGGGCCGTCTCTACAGTAAGTGCTGACCCCTTCAGCGGCCGCAGGGACAGTGGGCGGGAAGACAGAGCCTGGGGCTCAGGGGCTGAGGACAACACCAGGAGCATCCTtgcatttttctctcattcttcctcCAGCGCCAgccttctccacccccccccccatcctcccAAACACACATGTGTTCCATGGACTGTTTTTTTAGTGTCGTCAGTGTGCCAGGTTCTGGGAGCATTCTAATGGACAAAGCAGGCAGGACCACATACCCTGGTgggagaagagttcccatcagaCTAGAAGTCCCCCGCCCCACTCTGGGGCTCCCAGCCCTGACTCCTAGATCCAGCCCTGACTCAGCGCTCTCTATTCCCACAGCCAATGGGCCACTCCCGGACAAGCTGCAGCAGGCTCTGCTGCCCGTGGTGGACTACCAGCACTGCTCCAAGTGGGACTGGTGGGGCAGCACCGTGAAGCAGACCATGGTGTGTGCCGGCGGGGACATCCGCTCTGGATGCAATGTGAGTCAGCTCTTGCTGAGCTAGGGCAGGGCTACAGCCACTCTGCGGGGTGTGCAGGGCCCGGGGTAAGGCTGCCAGCTGCCTGAAAGGCAGAGGAGGGATCCGTTCCACCTCCAGGCCAGGCAGGACATGGAGGGAGTCTGTGCCACCCAGACACACAGCCCTGGTCTCTGGGCTCGAGTCCCAGCTCACACACTAACTTGATCTGGGGCAGGTCACCgtccctccctgctcctcaccCCATCAGTACAGCAAGGGATGTTGACACTGTGCCCTCTACAGTCACCTTCAACTCTGGGATTCTGAATTTATAATTAAGCAATACTATCATCGCAGCATAAATGAATAGgagtaataatattaataactaaCTGGGGTACTAATAATGGGAACTGCTGTTCACAGATGGCTTCTTCTTTACCAGGCATTGCGCTATGGTCGTATATttaccatctcatttaattctcaaaagatCCTATCATATGGACAGCATTCCCCTTCACAaaggagcaaactgaggctcagagaggtcgaGTCACGTGGGGGTTCCTCAAAATCCACAAAGTCAGAACCAAGTCCTTAAAGCTCAGCCCCTCGGTGCCCTCTGACCCTTCCAGGGTGACTCTGGAGGACCCCTCAACTGCCCGGCAGCAGATGGCTCCTGGCAGGTCCACGGCGTGACCAGCTTCGTTTCTGCCTATGGCTGTAACACCCTCAAGAAGCCCACAGTGTTCACGCGCACCTCAGCCTTCATTGATTGGATTGAAGAGGTGAGCAGGGCGGGGCCAGGGCTCCATGTTCCCCGGGGTTGGGGCGGGGAAAGCAGGTGCTGATCCTAGGACGTCAGTCCTGGGAGGGGCCCTTGGAGACATCCCAGAGGGGCTTGAGGATGTTTTCTACTACAGGATGGTCCTGAGAAGCTTAAGGGCTTCTGGGGGGAGCTCTGAACCGCTGCTGAGTTTCCTTATTTCAACAAGTGTTTATGAAGTGCCTCCTCTGGTCCAGGTCTTTTCTTGTCATGAA contains the following coding sequences:
- the LOC110261434 gene encoding proproteinase E, whose product is MIRLLSSLLFVALASGCGRPSYNPASRVVNGEDAVPYSWPWQVSLQYEKNGVFQHTCGGSLIAPDWVLTAGHCISSSLTYQVVLGEYDRSENEGFEQVIPINAGDLFVHPRWNSNCVSCGNDIALVKLSRSAQLGDNVQLACLPPAGDILPNDTPCYISGWGRLYTNGPLPDKLQQALLPVVDYQHCSKWDWWGSTVKQTMVCAGGDIRSGCNGDSGGPLNCPAADGSWQVHGVTSFVSAYGCNTLKKPTVFTRTSAFIDWIEEIIASH